One Chaetodon auriga isolate fChaAug3 chromosome 11, fChaAug3.hap1, whole genome shotgun sequence genomic window, attttcagattcTCTTGTGTTTGACCTCTAACCTTGGCGGTGGACAGCCAGTGCAGGTGCCCTGACGTCGTCATAGGAACGCCCATCTGTAATAACAATCATGATCTTGCGTTTGTTGGGTTTGGATTTGCTGAAAAGCTGCTCTGCGGCGTAGGTGATGGCAGCACCAGTGCTGGTCCCGCCGCTCCAGTAGTTGATGCGTTTGATGGCGTTCAGCAGCTCGGCTTTGTTGTTGTACTGGCCGAAGGCGAACTCAAGCCTCTGCTCGTAGGTGTACTGCACAGCTCCGACCCGCGTGTCCGTGTCAGAGATCTCAAACTCTCGCGTGACGTTggccacaaactgcagcactgtgCGGAAGTTGCCGGTTCCCACGCTGCTGGAGCCGTCGATGACGAAGGCGATATCGTTGGCGTTGAGGCAGGTTTTGCTGCACACCAGGCGGTCTGTGTCACACACTCTCTTCACCAGGGGCTGCACGGCCTTCCTCAGAGCAAACCAGCTGGTCACAGGCAGGGAGAAGAAGCCGTTTGTCCGACACACAGCCTGTGGAATAAAAGACACACTTTGTTTCAAACGGGCATGTTCTAATGAAGCACTGACACTGCTCTGTGACAATACACCACCTTGTCGACAAAGTTGGCCTCAACCAGGTTTTGCTTCTCATTGTCATCAGGACCCTCGATGGTGACGAAGAATATGTTGATGCCAGACTCCCGAGCGAGCCGAGATGCCTCCTCCACCTTGTCTGTGGGCCAGCCGTCCACCAGCACCACGGCCACGTTAGGAGCGCCTCCTCGATTTCCATTGGCGTCACTGTAGTACTGCTTGTTGATGTAGGTGAGGGCCTTTCCTGTCATTGCACCAGggggcagcagggagacagTTAAACACACTACATCCACTCTATATCCAAATCTGTGGTATATGTAGATGCATAGTTGTTCCTCAACAAGTGAATAAAAATACACATGGACTGCAGAGtatgaaattaaacaaaaagacACTTAAGAAAACAAAGTTTTAAAAGTGCTCATTATGCACACTAAATGGACTGAAGTTTTTTTTGGGAGATGTATGTCTCAACCTAACAATATGTACAGTAGCaaccttaaaaaaaatgactgcatgcAACATAAAAACTTAAagtagcgtgtgtgttttgtccatGTCTCTGTATAATGTGCCCTGCTTTGACTGCATATCATGACAAAAATAGTGATATCCTATCATTTAGTCTGTCGCAGTCCTGTCGGAGGTCTAAACGATGGCAGAACAGGAGGTGCCCTGTTGGGGACTATAGAAGCTTTTACAACCACTCACACTGTTGTATGATTAGAGAGCACTTCTGGGCAAACACTACAACGTTATTTGTATGTGAATGCAAAATTTAGCAAGTCATAAAGACACATGTGGCAGTGGATGCATGCTGACACACGAACcggagcagaaaaacagcacttGCCCTCAGAAAGCTGACCCCCTCGGGATGGTAAAACCAAATGCTTTTTGGTTAGAGCGGAGGAAAAACAGGGCTTACAGAAAGAGGACTGTAATTTAGCTGACAGTGTCTCGCAGCAAATTTAGATTTAATTCCATCTTTGCATGTGAAAATGTGCCTGGGTAGTAAACCATGCGATAATTGCACCCGTTTCACTTTCACACTTGTGTCTATAGTCATTTACTGTAGCTGGCAGCTGACAGCGGGTCACTCACCCACATTGGAGAGGCCTCCTTTCTGCACAATCTTATCAATGGCTGACTTGACCTCTCTGGAGCTGGAGTAAGACTTCAGACTGATCTCTGTCACCGGGTCATCCCTTCAGGCAAAACATCAAGCAACcacattatgttttttttgtttttttttttcatctaaaaaTGGTACATAATAACCCAACAGGAACTGTGAGGTTACCCATATTGGATGATGCCCATCATGGGTCCAGCTACACCCACGTTGATTGCCTGAGCCacctcagacaggaagtccttCTGGATCTTAAAGCGCCTCTTGCCAATGCTCCAGCTTCCATCCATCAGGAAGGCCAGGTCCACCTTACAAtctgcagaaacaggaaatgccACAAGGTTACGGCAGACTCATTAATGTGTTTGGTAATGCATTTGTTATCAGTTAAAGCCATAGTGATGCCGTGCAGCACTcgaagcaaaaatgtcaaagtctATCAATGTGGCAGAGATTAAAGGTACCCTCTGGTAGTGGGCTAGAGCAATGCTTTTAAAAATGGGCatcccttttgtttttgtcgtgCAGACACACATTCTTTTGTGGATTCATGGACCAATGGGCTAGCGCaggcagggaagaagaaaacTGCATGAAAGCAAATATGATTACAATATTTGTTTACAGGGTACCTTTTAATTCACACCACAGGTTTTGATGTCATTGGCCCAGTATTCACCAGGATTGCCAAAATCATAGGCCATAATTCATAATTTGAACAATGGGATAATCAAATATAATCTCTACGCATAGTGGCTTTAAAGAAGCATGAGGGACATACTCGGGTCTCCCTGTGACACAGGCTCAGGTGTTCTGGGTACAGGTTCTTGCTCTCTCACATTGAAGCCTGAAAGTCAAGAAACACACAAGACATTAAAGCAGAATTCTGCTATTCTGCTGAAATCTACTCTGTGGGCATTATATTTTAAGAAGGCAGTTTCATAAATTACACCATTTTTGTGTCCTTTGATAATCATTGACACATGCATTATAAAAACTAAAATTATACCTTGTCACCATCAAGGGACATTTAATCATGTGTTGTCATGGCAATATCTCGCTAAATTTTCCATCCTCCTACCACAAAGCTTACTACTTTTGCAGAGTCAACCTGGAAGTTTTGGTAAAATTTCCATTGAACATTTGCAGCTGTCCACTTTCCAGAGATCCTAAACCTTAGCCAGTATTTGTTGTGGCAAAAACTTTACCAAACAGGAACTGGTTTTATCCTCAAGCAACCATGCATTTGACTTTGACTCTAAATCCCTACAATTACAGGCTGAGCAGAAACCCAGATGCTTTGCCTTGGATAGCCTTGGTTTGGTTTGTACTTACAGTCAGAAGTGGGGACTTACTGGCAAAGTGACTCGTTTGCGGGGCAGAAAAAGGAGGAGTGCAAGCTATCTCACCTGATTCATAAAGGTTTGCTTCTGGTTTCCATGCATCCACTGGCTCCACTGCATAAATACAAGCTCAGCATTAGCACATTTCTACCACAAAGCAGCAAGTAACTACGAACTATCACCCATCATTATGCACTAGCTATACAAAAAGAGATTTTTCAGCTCTACTCACAATTAGAAAGCTAAAGCAGCACTTACTGAACAGCAGAGCAAAAGACAGAACAAAGTCTGAAGGAAATTTGCATTGCAGTATGTTGTGTCCGAGCAGATGCCTCTCTGGATACAAACGGGTGTTTGTAGCCATGGTAACCACTGCTCACCTCTAGTATGGGTGGTGTCCAATGGCACTTTACGGATGCCATCTGAGTCAGTGGTGCGAGGCACTAAAAGTAAAGACATCAGCGATGACAAACTGTGACAGACGACACATGTGAAATTAACGTAGACACACCATGGCATTACGGCCTGCTCCCACCAGCACCATGTTTCACTGGGTTGGATGTGTGGTGGTACGTTGGTGGTGCACGCTGGAAATGGCTCAGCCATTGGCTTTTGCAAACCACGTCCCTTCTACTTAGATTTGGTGGCTCGGCTGTGTCATCAAACAGATGGAACCATGGCCTGTAATCTGAAAGTGAGGGCTTTTGCATGCCACTTTCTGTCTTGTCACTGGGCCATATTGTAAGTGGTTTGTATTTTTTAGTGTGAACGATGAGACTAAAAACTaatcaaatgtgttttcctttgaaagcacttaaaggaagagttcaacattttgagaaatactcCACTCTCATTTCTGTGTAGCCAGGAGGggattagcctagcttagcataaagactagaaacagggggaaacagccagcatgactctgtccaaaggtaataaaatccatctaccagcacctctaaaggcCTGTCTACACAGGAGGtgcttcagctgtgtttgtttgtttgtcgaTACAGATGACACAACGGCTCATGTCTGATGTGTGTAGCCCCCATCCAAAGTGTATTTTTATACTTCAACTGTATTTTCTACAACCGTGGTCGTGTTAGCTCTAAGCACCAAAACAGAATGACCTAAAATTGACCTACACTCAGTGCTGTGCCTGAATGCATCCTCTatagacacagagggaggactAAGCTAAAACTGCTCTGCTAGCATGCTGCTTTCACTACACAGCCTGTGTAGACATTGTGTAAGGCTCAATAATAAACTTGTAATGTCTCTTTTGTTTAAGTTGTACGAaaagcaaaatgtaaataagCAGGCTGAATTTGTAAGCTTCGGACACAGCCATGCAagtttccccctttttccaatctttgtgctaagctaagctaagtggctgctggctgtggctttgTATCCATATAAGACCTACTCGGCAAGTATTCCTCGAGTGTTATGACCCATGTGTCAACTAGCTTGATTAGATAAATTCCTtacaatttattattattattattattattattattattattattattattattattattactgtacaCATTTCACTCTAGGGTATACTCTCCATATAACTAATTGAATAAGGCAATGTGGATGTTTAATAACGACAATCTCACCTTGACAAacgaaaaagaaagaaatcagttCAATTTTCCTTTATTAGCCCAGCGAGGGAAAATTCCAAATCAAAGTAGTTCTGTGCCAGAAAACAGAATGGAACAGTGGAGAGTCTGATCATGcctggaaatgtgtgtgaattgtCACTAAGGTTTTACATTTCCAGAGTCACAATCTGAACACATGACAATAGAAAACCTGAACCCCAAGACTTGTTAGTCCCGGATaaatagaatagaaaaacaCTTACGGTATGGTCCAAAGTTATAAAACCAGCGCTCATATTCTGAGATATCAGGCCTGTGATCCCGAGCTAGAGGAGGATGTTTTGAAACCCATTAGTATTCCCAAAATGAACTTCAGAGGGAAAAGCACACATTTCCATGATTGGGACTGGTCTCATATCCTTCCCAACCAATCCCAGACCAGTGAAAATGACGGCTTTCTCCAAAATGGTCACCTCACagagtctctctcacacatgcacatacaataAACCTGCCCAATGCTCTTCTCTTCCACACTTCACGCTCATATGGCAGGCACATGGCATGTAAGCACAATGTCCTGAGAGACACATTGCATGTACTTGCAGATGGAGCGAATTCAACACATACATGGTCAGCAGATACCTTACTGTATCACTCACACGAGcatgctgtgtttgcacatgcaACATAGATGGATACAAGGTGCAGTGACCTGCCACCATGAACGGAGGCAGCACACACCAAACTGTCATGTTGTGTTGCCTTTGAGGGAGGCTGGCTTACCTGTCATCTCAGGTGTGTCCATCTCACTCCACGTGTATCCTGAGTCTGGAGCTGCATAACTAACATCTGAATGTACAGCAGAGAAGGTGGACGCATCAGCAACTACGAGGGTTACATTTAGGGTGTTACTTTAACCTAATGacaatcccatcagcctctgctgcactttccatttagtgctaattagcaaatgttagcatgctgacacagTAAACTAAGATAGCGATCATTATACCTGcatgtcagcattgtcattgtgatcGATGGATGTATTATAAGAAGAATTTCTTCTTATTAAAAGCTTAGATTCAATGAAACATCTAAAGCTTTTAGATAATTAAACCTAccttaagagaaaaaaaaatgtattacaaTTGTTGCACCCATGCCATTCTTACCTTAATCAGTTTGAGCATTAAAGTAAGCATTTACATTCAAATTAGACTATGTTCATGAATTGCTTAAGAAGGATGATCTATTTTGTATTTGATACCTGTTGGTCGTCGAGCTCCGGGGAACCAATCAGGAcgagggaaggaggggggtgGCCAATCCCTTCTGGGAAAAGCTGCGCAGGGGAAGATTAGAAAGCCGTGTTCAGCACAAGCGTTAAGGAGGAGCATACTTGTGACCTCCACTAAACCTGCCACGTTATTAGTGGGGTATGCACAAGATGTTCAGCCTTGAGTCAGACACCAAACATACAGTagtcactcacacagacagtggCTGAGTGACTACAGGCTGTTGTAGTGAAGTTTAGCCTCACTCTTTTTACCTGCAAGGTAGAGAGGCAGATGAAGCCCGACTCTCTGAGACGACGTCgttctcatttttctgttttctacctGCTGTTTCAACTTATGACGTGGCAAAAACAACATGTGGCAGTTTAATCGGCCTGACTCTTGCATGGCTCAGGGTTAATCGAACACTAGAAGCCCAAACAGCTGAGCAAAACCATAACAGTGCACTACGTTTGTCTAAACTGACTGAGTCATGACAACACACTTCAGTTAACCCCTCCCTGTGGTGGATGGGTagcttacacaaacacagcctggaCTCTGAGGTTCCCATCCAGTGGCAGCTAGCGAGCAGGGCCTTTGTTGACCGGGACGGGCTGGGAGAGCCCAGCCAGCAGCCCAGCGAAGCGTGGGAGTATTATTCTAAAGTTGGTGTCAAACCAGGGACAGTGTAGATAGTAGGAGGCAGAGATTAGCCTAATCTGCTGCTGGTCAAAGGCACAGTGCTATACGGCAGACAgtagtgttgtttttctgatgaaACAGGTGCTTTAACAGGATTGGGTTTAACTCTCCTGATCATAGTCACTTCAGTGACCACTGCGGCCAGAAGGTCAAAGCAGGATCGGGGATACTGATCCTCACCTTTGGTTGCAGCTCAGTTTGCAATATGTCTGCAGCAGTGTTGTAATGAGCAATTTCTCCTacaaaaaattgcattttaaCACCAACACAGACCCAACAAATAGAAATCTTTTAGAGAGATGGTTGTCAAGTGGGCATATCTCATTACAAAGGCGAGGCTAAACCGGATCGTAACATTTCCAGAAAGCTGACCAATAAATTTGAACATCTGTTCGGGGCAGTTGGGTGGCGAAGCGACTGGGGAGAAAACCTCTCAGCTCATAAATTAGAGTTCAAGACTTAAACGTCTGCAAGCTTCCACCCTGCTGGAGTGTCCTTGACAAAGACAGTGAATCGCTGCCGGCTACATGggtgctgctgtgtggctgatcctgacctctgacctctgacctcaagCATGAAGAATTTCCTTgaggggatcaataaagcatCACATTATTATCCAAAAGCTACCGATCTGgatgctctctgctgctttgcaaAGACAAGTCAGATAAATGATGCAGCAGCTTGAAAGAGCTCATGCTGCATTTTAGAAATCATATCATACAATCAACCGTCATTCGAAAGGACACAGTGCTGTCTAAGTTTAGGATCCATGGTTTTGCATTCCACAGAAGCAAAAACAGAGGCACATTCCTCAGAGCGCCAAGCCTAGCTTGGTTTGAATGGCGAGAGCTTTCTATTCTTGACAGTCTGCAGAGTGGACCCAGATCCTGCAGTGCTGTGGACTGGGTCATATGTCTCTCTGGGAGCAGCACTGGGCCACttggtgctgctgctttcatctgtgtCCCCCTCTGCAAGCATTTACAAGGGAGGCAAAGAGGCCAGACCAGATGGGATCTGTCATAAGATGTTATTACAGCACTGACAGAACGCGTTTCTCATCATGGTCTTATCTAGAAGAGAGAGTTGAGAGTGTGCTCCTGTATCAGAATAGTGGAGATATGGCACAAGATGACTTCAGGACAATGATATCACATCATTGCTCATCTTTGAGGCATATCAACACACTCACAGCTCTTTTCAGTCTTGGTTACAGTTAAAGACGTAATTGTACTTCTGCCTGTCGTTTATAAAGGATGGCCAAGCATTGAACCACAGCATCCCACAGAGGGTAAACATTAGCACTGCTttataaaacatttcaactgGTTTTATTGCCCCagttttcctcttgtttgaTCAGTCCTGTCTACTTCTCTACGTCAGTGAGTGTGTCTCCTAGTGCAATTGGAGGACTCCCGCTTGGGGTCTGGACATACTTACCAGGGTTGGCCTGGCTCATGGTTGGAGTCCGCTCGGGTGGGGCTGGCTGAACCCTGTTAAAAGCTGTTTGTAGCAATGAGAAACAGGCAGATTGaataagagagaaaaagcaagaaagagGGGGCAGAAGAGAGCTTCAGGTCGGGGCTCCATCCGCAAATGCAGCCCAGCTGTTTTGCTTTGAGTGAAGTTGAAGGCATTTTCTCCACAGCATGatatcaaaaacaaaaggatATATGCTGGGCGTATTCACAGGCCTAAACGGCTCAGCTTCATTTGCCTCTTTTCATCTCGGAGAATGAAAACAAGATCGAGAGGACACGCCCGATGACAGAGAACAGCGGTTATCGTGAAAGGAATGTTAGCTGAGACGCTTGATGGGGTGGATTAGCGGCGACCCTCAGGTGAAGATCACAGGAGCTTATTGGTGTGGACATGAGGGTCAGACTTACAGCTGTCTACGTGTCCTGGATTCTTGTTCCAACAAAGACTTCTGTCCCCCGTCAGTCCCTCCAGTGTTCCCCATGTCTACCTGTCTGTTAttctgattttgtgtgtgtgtgtgttaatgatgAGGCTGACCTGGGCCAACTGGAGAGGAAGGCTGTCTCCTGATAGCCGACCCTGTCTCTGGTCTGCGCAGACCTGAGTTCAAGATTGGGAGAAAAACGTATTATGAGACAACATGAAATAACATTCATCTGTTTATCTGCACTGACAGATAAGAGAGTAACATATTATCTATTGTATGATCTGCTTAACAAGTCTTGTGATGAGAAAAGAGGACATGATACCAGCGTGTTGTGGCCGATAGCCAAGACAGTTCTCTTGAACTTGAGCATTTCTAGAACAGACATTGATCAGTTCCCAGTCTGTCCTTTGGtcaaaatatctcaacaaccaCTGGAAGGAttgcatgaaatttggttcagaaaTTCATGGTGCCCTGAGGATTTATCTTATTATGAATTTGGGGATccactgatttttcatttttccaaaaaaGGTCTCTACAATACTGGGTTAACTTTATCCACGTATCTGATTTTCTGACCCAATGTTAGTGTTCATTTTCTATTACTGTTGGGTTACAGGATCAAAACAATCCCTTGTCTCAGGTGGTTTTCTACTCATGACAGCAGGGTCAAGTCAATCCATTATTGTGTTGGTGATGTATGCTATATGCAATGCTATGGTGTGTAAACATtgtaaacatcagcatattagcaaTGCacttgtgagcatgttagcgtttagctcaaagcacctctATGCCCAAGTGCAGCctaacagagctgctagcattgcTGTAGACTCTTTTTAAAGAGTCATGAAAACATTACTTTATATTCAAGagaaaaacataataaatacagAGAGCTAATACAAAGGGGACATAGCTGAATCCTGTAATTCAGTGGTGTTTTACTGGAAAGACTACAGAACAGAAGTTGGGCATCTCCAGAACAGTCTGGTCTGGCCCTGTGTTAGGAGACTCGTAAAAGTCCTTTAAAGCAGCTGTGCACatacagagcagagatgccATGCAGAGTTTATGCATCggtacaaacaaaaaaagatagAGAAAAGAGCAAACGTTGAGGCATTCCCtataaaatgaaagaatgagatTAAAAAAGACACATCAGGAAGATTATAGCTTGGTTTACCTGCGCTGGCACGTTGTGGGAATCTACTCGGATAGGCACTTCCTCTGAATACTTTGAAGAAATGCCAGGGTTTAGTTCACTTGAATTGTGGTGTAAAGGACTTTCCAAGAGCTGCAGAATCAGTGAGAGTATTGACATACCTTGGCCGAAAGTCTTTCCTTGACCATTCTGTGACTGTCCTATACCAATGTTGAGAATAACAGAGCATGGGCAAATTTTGACAAAAAACTCATATAAATCAGATGCAAATTCAACATAGCTTTGGATTTAGTACAAACCAGTAGCCCAGATCATGGATTTTTGGATTTAAGCTTTTGGCTTAAATCAAGTTAACTGATTTCACGAATTAAGAACACAAGTTGTGCCACTGATAAAGACAAACTTGCTTTGAAAACAGGACGACCTTTCATACACAATACATGATGAATCCTGATGCACACTATCCACCCGTGCTCGGTGTAAAGCCTTTCCTGCACTTCCCAGTGTAACGCAACACCACCGCACACCCGCGAGccaccaaaaaaaaccccccaaaacacTAGGTTGAccctgtttgcttttcttcactTACTTGAACTTGCGGCTGCCACAGAGGCAAGGTATGGGTGACTGCTGCCTGGATAGAAGAAAGACAAATGGGGTGCCAATATGGAGAGGGGAGAGATAATGTTACAGAAaatgaaggagacagaaacagttgGGAGGTTGTCTGGCACACAGCCCATCTCATGGACACACATACCTTAAGATAATGCAGCATTGTCTACTCGCTGTGGCTGCATTTCCATCCAAAACAGAGCAGATGCCTCACAGCGATTACCGTCTGATAATGTTTACATTTAATAAGAGTGATGAACGGTCTGCTGATCAAGTGTACAGTTAAGTCAGTCAGGCAGCCAGGCAACTGAACAGCACTGTAACTTCATCACAGACTAGCTGTAATTTGTCATAATTGCAGTTGTGACTTGTAATTAGCAGCTGCAATCGTTCGTCTTCATCACTCAGTTTCACACAAATGAATGCTTGTTCTGGCAAACAGCATTTCTGGTTACAAGCTGCTAATGTTGTTAGTTAGGCGGCACACTGGCTGCAGTGGATCATCTGTGTGGATCGGCATTACTGGATCATTAACAGCATCCTGCATCCAAGTAAATACACAATCCTCCACGCAACATACACAGATCCATTGATTTAGAGGAAAGAATTAGCTCTTTGTGCATGTAGGTATTCAAAAATGATGTATGATCTaagtatgtgtttgtttaactCACCTGCATCCCTGACTTTATGGACAGCAGCCCGAGCCTTGGTAGTAGTGGGTGGTGGAGGTGtagtgatggtggtggtggtggtggtggtgggagccagtgtggtggtgatggtggtggtgggttcAGGTGTTGTAGCTGTGGTGAGTTCAGGGGCTGCTGTCATAGGCAGTGCTGTGGTGACCGCAGGGGATTTAGCCTCCTTTTGACCTGAAAGGAGACGACAGATGAAGGCGGCTGTGTACAAGACGGATGGACGGGGAGGAAGAACGTCTACAGTAACCGCTGTGTAGTAATGCATTCTTGACATTCTTCACCAGACTGCTGCGCTCAGACTCCTCATTCAACCTGAGCAAAGTTCAGCATGCCAGAGTCAAGCGCAGGGACGTCTATCTAGTAAACTTTTGTCCCCAGAATGTACTGATGTGGTGATATGTAGGCAAAAAGATGTCTCGAGGTTAAAACTGGGCTAAAATTGCTTCAAACATCAAAGTTTGAAATGTCTAGGTTGCATTTAACCTTTAAAATAACCTTGTTATTTCCATGATTATATTTCACTGCAAAAAGGTTTTGTCTACATGCTAAGAtataatgaatgaaatgctgttgAAATAACATTTATATGTAGCACAAATCTAAAAACCTTCAACCTTTGAACCAAATTTccctcattttgtcattttgtcttgtTCCAAATCATTTCTCACTGGGTTCTATCAGGTAGTGACAGTATCATTGTGAAACACTGGACATCTGTCAATCCACTCAATGACAAACTAAATGTAATGCACCCTCATTCATATTGACATAAAACATGCATGATGTGAGCATAACAATAACTCTCATCTCACTTGTCTTCACGTAGGTTGGTCTTGAAGGGACATAGTCCAGAGTAGAGGGGTAGATCACTCCTTTCTTAGGCTTTCcctctgaaacacaacaaagccaGCTGTTGGATGGAGGGTAATCCTAAAGAAATGTAACATTGTTTACTCCATCACTAATACCTGAGACAACAAATGACTCCCTCCACttagggagagacagagagcgcaCTCCATTGGAATTGCTGCCTTTGTAGATGTTTTGGCCGGCCATCTTCCTCACAATCACCTTCCCTCCTGTGTTGGTGATGATGCCACtgcatgaaaagacatttttaatcagATATAACCGTTAAAAGACAGCTTTGGCTGCTGCCCAGGCTTTATTTCACATTGATCTCTCCACTGTTAACCTGTGGATGGCTGCGTTGCAGATGCTGGAGATGGAGGCAAACACGCCTGTACCATAGACTTGCTGCTTTGTCTCCTTACAGTGTGCAGGACATTTGACAATGAACTCTGGAAGATTGATCTTTCCTGCTCTGACATCACACTCTATGGCTGGAACAACTGTGtatggaagaagaagaagaagaagaagaagaagaagaagaagaagaagaagaagaagaagaacagtgaGATGGTTCAGGACAGGATTTTAGATTGGTCAAAATGTTTTTGGTGACATGACATCACTTTGGGTTTCTGGGGAATCATGaaaagcatttttcacattcactggTATTTTAATTGATTGATCAAGACAGTTATCAGCAGAATaatcaataacaacaataacagttAGTTGCAGTCCTAATTTCAATGGCTACACTTCAACTTGTAGAGAGGACCTGTTTCACATTAACATAGAATCACTGAAATGTTGTTGAAGCGATGGTTATACgtaagaaaaataaatttcGAGATACCTTTTGGCCACCACATCAGTCCAAACTGGGATTAAATCAGAAAGTGCATTATTTACATTATAAGATATGAAAATTAGCACTGAATCTTGTCATTAGATCCACATCTTTGTTTGAAGTCTTTATATAAATACTGAAAGCCTTTTACATAATTTAGTGATTTAGATAAACATTTTTTGAATAAGTGAATTAAAAgtgactgcagaggagagagccaACATTGGGACTAACGGAGATTAGAGACTTGCTTGTGATGATGTCTACCTTGCTTTGGTTTCTTGTTCTTTGATCCGTTAGGCTTGGCCCCGCAAGCACAGGACAGGAGGAGcgctgtgtgtgagggagtttCACATAATAGCAGACAAAGTAACATAATCATCAGCatgtttactgtacacacaaaacCTCTGTGAcagatgatgttgttgtttgatGGAGTGAATGTGCAGAAAAGTCTTTCTGAAGGAGTTTTTTGGAAATACGAAACACCGTAGTAATGGACGATATATTAAAAACCAGCGtactcctgcagacagactgacggGTTGCTCACCGAGGCAGACGACAGTGAGTGCTGCACTGTTCATAATGGGTGGTGTGATGGTTCAGCAGGTCAGCCAGTTGTCCTTGTGTAACCCCCCAACctaagggagagaggagaagcagcagaattTCAATGGTATCCTCTGAAAACCATTTCCGGCTTGCAGCTTACCTGCTGGAAGCAACTTGGGACACTCAAGTCAATGCCTCTGAGTGTGACGACTGTTTTAGTCTCAACTGGAAACGAGACAGAGTCAACTTGTGCCACTG contains:
- the vit gene encoding vitrin isoform X2, whose product is MNSAALTVVCLALLLSCACGAKPNGSKNKKPKQVVPAIECDVRAGKINLPEFIVKCPAHCKETKQQVYGTGVFASISSICNAAIHSGIITNTGGKVIVRKMAGQNIYKGSNSNGVRSLSLPKWRESFVVSEGKPKKGVIYPSTLDYVPSRPTYVKTSQKEAKSPAVTTALPMTAAPELTTATTPEPTTTITTTLAPTTTTTTTITTPPPPTTTKARAAVHKVRDAGSSHPYLASVAAASSRQSQNGQGKTFGQVFRGSAYPSRFPQRASAGLRRPETGSAIRRQPSSPVGPAFNRVQPAPPERTPTMSQANPAFPRRDWPPPSFPRPDWFPGARRPTDVSYAAPDSGYTWSEMDTPEMTVPRTTDSDGIRKVPLDTTHTRVEPVDAWKPEANLYESGFNVREQEPVPRTPEPVSQGDPNCKVDLAFLMDGSWSIGKRRFKIQKDFLSEVAQAINVGVAGPMMGIIQYGDDPVTEISLKSYSSSREVKSAIDKIVQKGGLSNVGKALTYINKQYYSDANGNRGGAPNVAVVLVDGWPTDKVEEASRLARESGINIFFVTIEGPDDNEKQNLVEANFVDKAVCRTNGFFSLPVTSWFALRKAVQPLVKRVCDTDRLVCSKTCLNANDIAFVIDGSSSVGTGNFRTVLQFVANVTREFEISDTDTRVGAVQYTYEQRLEFAFGQYNNKAELLNAIKRINYWSGGTSTGAAITYAAEQLFSKSKPNKRKIMIVITDGRSYDDVRAPALAVHRQGVIAYSIGIAWAAQDELEYIATDPDKEHSFFVDEFDNLYKFVPKIIQNICQEFNSQPRN